In Hymenobacter gelipurpurascens, one DNA window encodes the following:
- the coaD gene encoding pantetheine-phosphate adenylyltransferase, giving the protein MRVALFPGSFDPFTNGHLDVVRRGVSLFDQVIIAIGNNSSKQRYLPVEQMVTMIEEVFQDEPRVSVQSYKGLTADFARETGARFLLRGLRNTTDFEYENTIAQANHHVNPELETVFLITAPALAAISSTIIREIHRFGGNVDDFVPFQLPAVPKEQ; this is encoded by the coding sequence ATGCGCGTTGCTCTTTTCCCCGGCTCTTTTGACCCTTTCACCAACGGGCATCTGGATGTGGTGCGGCGCGGCGTTTCGCTGTTCGATCAGGTGATTATTGCCATCGGCAACAACAGCAGCAAGCAACGCTACCTGCCCGTAGAGCAAATGGTGACGATGATTGAAGAGGTTTTCCAGGATGAGCCGCGCGTTTCGGTGCAGTCGTACAAAGGGCTTACCGCCGACTTCGCCCGCGAAACGGGCGCCCGATTCCTGCTCCGCGGTCTGCGCAACACCACCGATTTCGAGTATGAAAACACCATCGCGCAAGCCAACCACCACGTAAATCCGGAGCTGGAAACCGTGTTTCTGATTACGGCTCCTGCCCTGGCGGCCATCAGCAGCACCATCATCCGCGAAATTCACCGCTTCGGCGGCAACGTCGATGACTTCGTGCCTTTTCAGCTGCCCGCTGTACCCAAGGAGCAGTAG
- a CDS encoding DUF3822 family protein — translation MSAESLVSPAAPMPSHVPVPVAQYRLRDETLDPSNLGAYNLYITAGATGLRIGVADVRRNKFVVLEDYQATPATSLAGQLQALVTQHDLVGQSGWNRVRLAVQNRHFTLLPAPLFRAGDEQAYLQLHHRVDPQHETVHHYSHASLEVVSLFAAEKVLADWFQNVYPEGKLLHQTSALLEGVIHQSEQSAPRRIYLSIGHQEVTILAVRDKRPEFCNVFPFSTPEDLIYYTILVMQELQLNPDQDSVMVWGDLMHDSELFTILRKYIRNIRFGNRPFDLSYSYRLNDVFEYRFFELFALHLCE, via the coding sequence GTGTCTGCTGAATCTCTCGTTTCTCCTGCCGCGCCTATGCCCAGCCATGTTCCTGTTCCGGTAGCTCAGTACCGCCTGCGCGACGAAACGCTGGACCCATCCAATCTGGGGGCGTATAATTTGTATATCACGGCCGGTGCTACTGGCCTACGCATTGGGGTAGCCGACGTCAGGCGCAACAAGTTTGTGGTGCTGGAAGATTATCAGGCGACGCCCGCCACCTCCCTGGCCGGCCAGCTGCAGGCGCTGGTTACGCAGCATGATCTGGTAGGCCAGTCGGGCTGGAACCGGGTGCGGCTGGCCGTGCAAAACCGCCATTTCACGCTGCTACCGGCGCCTTTGTTTCGGGCCGGCGATGAGCAGGCCTATCTGCAGCTGCACCACCGCGTAGATCCGCAGCACGAAACGGTGCACCATTACTCCCACGCCAGCCTGGAGGTGGTGAGCTTATTTGCGGCTGAGAAAGTGTTGGCCGATTGGTTTCAGAATGTTTACCCGGAGGGCAAGCTGCTGCACCAAACTAGTGCGCTGCTCGAAGGCGTCATCCACCAAAGCGAGCAGTCGGCGCCGCGCCGCATCTACCTCAGCATTGGCCACCAGGAAGTTACGATCCTGGCCGTGCGCGACAAGCGCCCGGAGTTCTGCAACGTCTTTCCCTTCAGCACGCCCGAAGACCTGATTTATTACACCATTCTGGTGATGCAGGAGTTGCAGCTCAACCCAGATCAGGACTCCGTGATGGTGTGGGGCGACCTGATGCACGACTCCGAGCTGTTCACGATTCTGCGCAAGTACATCCGCAACATCCGCTTCGGCAACCGTCCCTTCGACCTCAGCTACAGCTACCGCCTGAATGACGTGTTCGAATACCGTTTCTTCGAGCTGTTTGCCCTGCACCTCTGCGAATAA
- a CDS encoding NUDIX domain-containing protein, translating into MPDSPSSVPEPDLLLPYIGQVRVRICGILVRNGALLLAAHRGMLPNEAAFWSPPGGGWQFGETLRECLQREFQEETGLAVTVGRFLHLHEFKSDTLQALELFFEVTPLDEHAEPQLGTDPEHSTNAQLLTQLEFVTPRQLGQLLPTQLHPVLRDVISTDDVFIPQIRFQG; encoded by the coding sequence ATGCCCGATTCCCCCTCTTCCGTTCCTGAACCCGATTTATTGTTGCCTTACATAGGCCAGGTGCGCGTGCGCATCTGTGGCATTCTGGTGCGCAACGGTGCCTTGCTGCTAGCGGCCCACCGCGGCATGCTGCCCAATGAGGCCGCTTTCTGGTCGCCGCCCGGCGGGGGCTGGCAGTTTGGCGAAACCCTGCGCGAGTGTCTGCAACGCGAGTTTCAGGAGGAGACTGGCCTAGCCGTGACCGTAGGCCGGTTTTTGCATCTGCACGAGTTTAAGAGCGACACGCTTCAGGCGCTGGAGCTATTTTTTGAGGTGACGCCGCTTGATGAGCATGCCGAGCCCCAGCTTGGCACCGACCCCGAGCACAGTACTAATGCCCAATTACTTACGCAGCTGGAGTTCGTGACGCCGCGCCAGCTAGGCCAGTTACTACCCACCCAACTGCACCCGGTGCTGCGCGACGTTATCAGCACCGACGATGTATTTATTCCGCAGATTCGGTTTCAGGGCTGA
- a CDS encoding PaaI family thioesterase has translation MIDSSLPATESLEARIRRRLTRQHFMHLIGADLTLIEPGRVEAELLLEQQHEQHSGYAHGGLVATMADLAAGFAAVTLVPEGEGVVTVELKTSYLHPGVGSKLRAIGWVLKAGHRLHFCEAEVWCDERLIAKASATMAVVKANPKAPAATDAPA, from the coding sequence ATGATTGACTCTTCTCTCCCTGCCACCGAATCGCTGGAAGCCCGCATTCGTCGTCGCCTCACGCGCCAGCATTTCATGCACCTGATCGGCGCCGATCTAACGCTTATTGAACCCGGCCGGGTAGAAGCCGAGCTACTGCTGGAGCAGCAGCATGAGCAGCACAGCGGCTACGCCCACGGCGGGCTGGTGGCTACAATGGCCGACCTAGCAGCCGGCTTTGCGGCCGTGACGCTGGTGCCCGAAGGAGAAGGCGTAGTTACGGTGGAGTTGAAAACCAGTTACCTGCATCCGGGCGTAGGTAGTAAGCTCCGGGCTATTGGCTGGGTACTGAAAGCAGGCCATCGGTTGCACTTTTGCGAGGCGGAGGTATGGTGCGATGAGCGGCTGATAGCTAAGGCTTCCGCTACGATGGCGGTGGTGAAGGCTAACCCCAAAGCGCCTGCTGCAACCGACGCGCCTGCCTAG